The Mercenaria mercenaria strain notata chromosome 10, MADL_Memer_1, whole genome shotgun sequence genome contains a region encoding:
- the LOC128546424 gene encoding uncharacterized protein LOC128546424 yields MFCDWSANRSSWILSGCDIDYIPDKCAGIGGSSEFREVLRELDQKVNEVEDVIKLASYIKQLQSSLQEYKASQQNGQLYITMKQLKSKLKSDEIKEADRSLKKTNMQYIFEQNQDLEDMLSRQNALGKLALSSLPTCLISGCVLLSSDKLVAADYSNEKLKVVDIKNKVVIEETILSSKPWDIAVMPRDHIAVTLPEKKEILIMTTSGKPSIVHKFPVKTHCRGIAYHQGHLYIVCYRAKCVFITDTQGNVQNKILLDKKRLDKPSYLLLSKDVRHIFISVFLSHSVVSITLQGDISAEYKNKEFTFPRGMVMLDDGSLLVCCGSKNGIIYRISGDLKQCHTIIDDMSYPMSTCYNRDQHEVYVGCFCDEMIVLSAK; encoded by the exons ATGTTTTGCGATTGGTCAGCAAATAGAAGCTCATGGATTTTGTCTGGATGTGACATTGACTACATACCCGATAAATGTGCAGGTATTGGGGGCAGTTCAGAGTTCAGAGAAGTACTGAGGGAGCTAGACCAGAAGGTGAATGAAGTCGAGGATGTTATAAAGCTGGCCTCAT atatcaAACAACTACAGTCGAGCCTACAAGAGTACAAAGCCTCACAGCAGAATGGACAACTTTACATTACAATGAAACAACTGAAATCCAAACTTAAGTCAGACGAAATAAAGGAGGCAGACAGaagtttaaaaaagacaaacatgCAATACATATTTGAGCAAAACCAAGATCTGGAAGACATGCTTTCAAGACAAAATGCCCTTGGAAAGCTCGCACTCTCTTCTCTT CCTACGTGCTTAATCTCGGGATGTGTTCTCCTGTCCTCTGACAAACTTGTGGCGGCTGACTATAGTAACGAGAAACTGAAAGTTGttgacataaaaaataaagttgtaATAGAAGAGACAATACTTTCTTCAAAACCGTGGGACATTGCAGTTATGCCTCGGGACCACATTGCTGTGACATTGCCAGAGAAAAAAGAGATCCTTATAATGACAACATCTGGTAAACCGTCAATTGTCCATAAGTTTCCAGTTAAAACACACTGTAGAGGTATAGCTTATCATCAAGGTCATCTCTATATAGTTTGCTATCGTGCAAAATGTGTATTTATTACAGATACACAAGGTAACGTTCAGAACAAAATTTTACTGGATAAGAAGAGACTTGACAAACCAAGCTACTTACTGCTAAGTAAGGATGTGAGACATATCTTCATCAGCGTCTTTCTTAGCCACAGTGTCGTCAGTATAACATTACAAGGTGATATATCTGCTGAATACAAAAACAAAGAATTTACATTCCCACGGGGAATGGTGATGCTAGACGATGGATCCTTGCTGGTGTGCTGCGGTAGTAAAAATGGCATCATATATCGTATCTCGGGTGATTTAAAGCAATGTCACACAATAATAGATGATATGTCGTATCCAATGTCCACGTGCTATAATCGGGATCAACACGAGGTCTATGTTGGATGTTTTTGTGATGAAATGATTGTGTTGAGTGCGAAATAA